One Streptomyces sp. R28 DNA window includes the following coding sequences:
- a CDS encoding GNAT family N-acetyltransferase, translating to MPTPSLAALPIRRLTPRDLTACADLSEDRGWPREEHKWGFLLTAGKGYGIDDPDGGLVSACVITEYGPHDRLDLGAIGMVLVAERHSRQGIGRRLMRHVVSAMGTTPLTMHSTPNGQPLYEELGFKVTGRAEMLRGHFTAGASGPSVATRAATAEDLTTILRLDEEVFGADRTHIITRLPAFADQLRVAEDRGRIIGYAGAWPNMDTHVVGPLIARDTETAKALITSLAAHTDRPLRTDIDVRHEELLTWAKEHGLASVAFNAVMTYGVSELPGDWTRRFAPLTVAAG from the coding sequence GTGCCGACTCCTTCCCTCGCCGCTCTGCCCATCCGCCGTCTGACGCCTCGCGATCTCACCGCCTGCGCCGACTTGTCCGAGGATCGGGGCTGGCCCCGTGAGGAACACAAGTGGGGGTTCCTCCTCACAGCCGGGAAGGGCTACGGCATCGACGACCCCGACGGCGGGCTCGTCAGCGCCTGCGTCATCACGGAGTACGGGCCGCACGACCGCCTCGACCTGGGGGCCATCGGCATGGTCCTGGTCGCCGAGCGGCATTCCCGTCAGGGCATCGGGCGCCGCCTGATGCGTCACGTCGTCTCCGCGATGGGCACGACACCACTGACGATGCACTCGACCCCGAACGGCCAACCTCTCTACGAAGAACTCGGCTTCAAGGTCACCGGCCGGGCGGAGATGCTCCGCGGGCACTTCACAGCCGGCGCCTCGGGGCCGTCGGTCGCCACGCGTGCGGCCACCGCCGAGGACCTCACCACGATCCTGCGGCTCGACGAAGAGGTGTTCGGCGCCGATCGCACGCACATCATCACGCGGCTCCCCGCGTTCGCCGACCAGCTGCGCGTCGCCGAGGACAGGGGCCGGATCATCGGATACGCGGGTGCCTGGCCCAACATGGACACGCACGTCGTGGGGCCACTGATCGCCCGCGACACGGAGACGGCCAAGGCGCTCATCACCTCCCTCGCCGCCCACACCGACCGCCCGTTGCGCACCGACATCGACGTACGCCACGAGGAGCTACTGACCTGGGCGAAGGAGCACGGTCTGGCCTCCGTCGCCTTCAACGCCGTCATGACGTACGGCGTCTCGGAACTGCCCGGCGACTGGACCCGGCGGTTTGCTCCACTGACGGTGGCAGCGGGCTGA
- a CDS encoding MarR family winged helix-turn-helix transcriptional regulator codes for MTATVPALTALAQGWCALSLLHGRIEAHIERALQSGHDLSVREYSLLDVLSRQHDGEGGHLQMKQVADAVVLSQSATTRLVTRLEDRGLLSRYLCPTDRRGIYTDVTEAGLNLLEEARPTNDTALRQALDEAAKNPELAPLVRAVETLRVPA; via the coding sequence ATGACAGCAACGGTCCCCGCGCTCACCGCTCTCGCCCAGGGCTGGTGCGCCCTCTCCCTGCTGCACGGGAGGATCGAGGCGCACATCGAGCGCGCCCTGCAGAGCGGGCACGACCTGAGCGTGCGCGAGTACTCCCTGCTCGACGTGCTCAGCCGCCAGCACGACGGCGAGGGCGGACATCTGCAGATGAAGCAGGTCGCCGACGCCGTCGTCCTCAGCCAGAGCGCCACCACCCGCCTCGTCACCCGCCTGGAAGACCGCGGCCTGCTCTCCCGCTACCTCTGCCCCACCGACCGCCGCGGCATCTACACCGACGTCACCGAAGCAGGCCTCAACCTCCTCGAAGAAGCCCGCCCCACCAACGACACAGCCCTGCGCCAAGCCCTCGACGAAGCCGCGAAGAACCCCGAACTGGCCCCGCTGGTCCGGGCCGTGGAGACGCTCCGCGTCCCCGCATAG
- a CDS encoding serine hydrolase domain-containing protein yields the protein MTTSQEELLPTTRRALLHRIAVAQAEGRAPSLVAAVVRDGRTVWHGSRTSVDGHAPDENVQYRIGSITKTFTAVLVLRLRDEGLLDLSDSLEKHLPGTGAGEATIAELLAHTSGLAAETPGPWWERSPASLRPGLSDVLGEQPFLHPSGRRFHYSNPGYTLLGALVEELRGASWEDVLRREVLEPLGLNRTSTRAQAPHAGGWAVHPWADVMLPEPVEDLGLMAPAGQLWSTTSDLARFAAFLVKGDDRVLGAESLREMRTPAAPPEAADMASGYAYCLGLEIRHQDGRTLVGHSGSLPGFLACLTAGVEDDVAVVVLANCTSGPLLFTVAADLVRIVAEAEPRIPEPWRPMPEVDSAALELAGQWYWGTHAFGLRLTADGLVSLEPLSGKGRRSRFRANGDGTWTGLEGYYAGELLKAVRRPNGAVDHLDLGSFVFTRQPYHEGAAVPGGVDPDGWRGIGSF from the coding sequence ATGACGACATCTCAGGAAGAGCTGCTCCCCACCACGCGCCGGGCGCTGCTGCACCGCATCGCCGTGGCCCAGGCCGAAGGGCGTGCGCCCTCGTTGGTCGCCGCTGTCGTACGGGACGGCCGGACGGTTTGGCACGGCTCGCGCACCTCGGTGGACGGGCACGCGCCGGACGAGAACGTGCAGTACCGCATCGGCTCGATCACCAAGACCTTCACCGCCGTTCTCGTCCTGCGACTGCGCGACGAGGGACTGCTCGACCTCAGTGACTCGCTGGAGAAGCATCTGCCGGGCACGGGCGCGGGGGAGGCCACCATCGCCGAGCTGCTGGCGCACACGAGCGGGCTGGCGGCCGAGACGCCCGGACCGTGGTGGGAGCGGAGCCCCGCATCACTGCGTCCCGGGCTCTCCGACGTCCTGGGTGAGCAGCCCTTCCTGCATCCGTCCGGCCGTCGATTCCACTACTCGAACCCCGGCTATACGCTGCTGGGCGCGCTGGTCGAGGAGCTGCGAGGAGCTTCCTGGGAGGACGTACTCCGGCGTGAAGTGCTCGAACCCCTGGGTCTGAACCGCACGAGTACGCGAGCGCAGGCGCCGCACGCGGGAGGCTGGGCCGTGCACCCCTGGGCCGACGTGATGCTTCCCGAGCCCGTCGAAGACCTGGGTCTGATGGCGCCGGCTGGTCAACTGTGGTCGACGACCAGCGACCTGGCGAGGTTCGCGGCCTTTCTGGTCAAGGGCGACGACCGCGTGCTGGGCGCCGAGTCGCTGCGGGAGATGAGGACGCCGGCGGCTCCGCCCGAGGCGGCGGACATGGCGAGTGGCTACGCGTACTGCCTGGGCCTGGAGATCCGGCATCAGGACGGCAGGACTCTGGTCGGACACTCGGGTTCCCTGCCGGGCTTTCTTGCCTGCCTCACCGCCGGTGTGGAGGACGATGTCGCCGTCGTCGTCCTGGCCAACTGCACCTCCGGCCCTCTGCTGTTCACCGTTGCCGCCGACCTCGTCCGCATCGTCGCCGAGGCCGAGCCCCGGATTCCCGAGCCATGGCGCCCGATGCCCGAAGTCGATTCAGCGGCGCTGGAGTTGGCGGGTCAGTGGTACTGGGGAACCCATGCCTTCGGCCTCCGGCTGACGGCCGACGGGCTGGTCTCCTTGGAGCCGTTGTCCGGCAAGGGGCGCCGTTCCCGGTTCCGGGCCAACGGTGACGGTACCTGGACGGGCTTGGAGGGCTACTACGCAGGCGAGCTCCTGAAGGCCGTACGGCGCCCGAACGGAGCCGTGGACCATCTGGACCTCGGGTCGTTCGTCTTCACGCGTCAGCCGTACCACGAGGGGGCTGCTGTGCCAGGCGGCGTGGATCCCGACGGGTGGCGGGGCATCGGCTCGTTCTGA
- a CDS encoding MFS transporter: MPLALLALAIGAFGIGTTEFVIMGLLPEVAGEFGVSIPTAGLLVTGYALGVVLGAPLMTALGTKVSRKRMLMLLMGLFIAGNLLSALAPTFAVMLAGRVVASLAHGAFFGIGSVVAADLVAPDKKAGAIAMMFTGLTVANVVGVPLGTFVGQSAGWRVTFGIVAALGVVGLVGVAKLVPDLPQPQGVRLRHELAAFKNAQVLLAMAMTVLGFGGVFAAITYVAPMMTHVAGFADGSVTWLLVLFGLGMVGGNLIGGKYADRALMPMLYVSLGALAVVLALFTLTAQNKVLAAVTITLIGALGFATVPPLQKRVLDQAHGAPTLASAVNIGAFNLGNALSAWLGGIVIAAGFGYTSPNWVGAALAAAALLLAFLSAVLERRDRASSSTVVTGAAPAEQRAAVQH; the protein is encoded by the coding sequence ATGCCTCTCGCGCTTCTGGCCCTCGCGATCGGGGCCTTCGGAATCGGAACGACCGAGTTCGTGATCATGGGATTGCTGCCCGAGGTCGCGGGCGAGTTCGGGGTCTCCATCCCCACAGCGGGGCTGCTCGTGACCGGCTACGCGCTCGGCGTGGTCCTCGGTGCTCCCCTGATGACCGCGCTCGGCACCAAGGTCTCCCGCAAGCGGATGCTGATGCTGCTGATGGGACTGTTCATCGCAGGCAACCTGCTGTCCGCTCTCGCGCCCACCTTCGCCGTCATGCTGGCCGGGCGTGTAGTCGCTTCGCTCGCCCATGGCGCCTTCTTCGGCATCGGCTCGGTCGTCGCGGCCGACCTGGTCGCCCCGGACAAGAAGGCCGGGGCCATCGCGATGATGTTCACCGGCCTGACCGTCGCCAATGTCGTCGGCGTCCCGCTGGGCACCTTCGTCGGGCAGTCCGCCGGCTGGCGCGTCACCTTCGGCATCGTCGCCGCCCTCGGTGTCGTCGGCCTGGTCGGCGTCGCCAAGCTGGTCCCCGACCTGCCTCAGCCCCAGGGGGTGCGCCTGCGCCACGAGCTTGCGGCCTTCAAGAACGCCCAGGTCCTGCTCGCCATGGCGATGACGGTCCTCGGCTTCGGCGGCGTCTTCGCGGCCATCACCTACGTCGCGCCGATGATGACCCACGTCGCCGGCTTCGCAGACGGCTCGGTCACCTGGCTGCTGGTCCTCTTCGGGCTCGGCATGGTCGGCGGAAACCTCATCGGCGGCAAGTACGCCGACCGCGCGCTGATGCCCATGCTGTACGTCTCCCTGGGTGCCCTCGCCGTCGTGCTCGCGCTCTTCACGCTGACCGCCCAGAACAAGGTTCTGGCGGCCGTCACCATCACGCTGATCGGCGCCCTGGGGTTCGCCACCGTCCCACCGCTGCAGAAGCGCGTCCTCGACCAGGCACACGGCGCCCCGACGCTGGCCTCGGCCGTGAACATCGGCGCCTTCAACCTCGGCAACGCCCTCTCGGCCTGGCTCGGCGGCATCGTCATCGCGGCGGGCTTCGGCTACACGTCCCCCAACTGGGTCGGCGCCGCCCTGGCTGCGGCCGCGCTGCTGCTCGCGTTTCTCTCGGCCGTACTGGAGCGCCGCGACCGAGCATCCTCCAGCACCGTCGTCACGGGCGCCGCGCCCGCCGAGCAGCGAGCTGCCGTACAACACTGA
- a CDS encoding N-acetyltransferase family protein: MGDLEIRAAGADDVPAIVGMLADDPLGAQRESPDDLTPYLAALERLSNDPNQHLVVAAREGRVVGTLQLTVIPGLSRRGATRSIIESVRIHADERGSGLGTQLIEWAVAESRRQNCQLVQLTSDNTRTDAHRFYKRLGFTASHVGFKLTL; this comes from the coding sequence ATGGGAGATCTTGAAATACGAGCCGCCGGCGCCGATGACGTCCCCGCGATCGTCGGCATGCTCGCGGACGATCCGCTGGGCGCCCAGCGCGAGTCACCGGACGACCTGACGCCTTACCTTGCGGCGCTCGAGCGGCTCAGCAACGACCCGAACCAGCACCTGGTCGTCGCGGCCCGTGAGGGCCGTGTCGTCGGCACGCTCCAGCTCACGGTCATTCCCGGCCTGTCCCGCAGGGGCGCGACCCGCTCCATCATTGAAAGTGTGCGGATCCACGCCGACGAGCGCGGCAGCGGCTTGGGCACGCAGCTCATCGAGTGGGCGGTCGCCGAATCCAGGCGCCAGAACTGCCAGTTGGTGCAGCTGACCTCCGACAACACCCGTACGGACGCTCATCGCTTCTATAAGCGGCTCGGTTTCACGGCCTCGCACGTGGGCTTCAAGCTCACGCTCTGA
- a CDS encoding HAD family hydrolase produces MARLHLFDLDGTLLHGSSAPVEISRQLGLEAETVALDREISAGLIGPPEYAARVHALWADLTEVHVAAAFEGAPWLARIREVWAEIRAQGDYCAVVSLSPSFFVERLTGWGAHAAHGSRFPAVPFTEPVDPAGVLSAAAKVLIADRLCEEFGVRRADCVAYGDSLSDKDLFGAVPVSVAVNADGHLAGLATHSYIGMDLWEAYELVRSGR; encoded by the coding sequence ATGGCCAGACTTCACCTCTTCGACCTCGACGGCACCCTCCTGCACGGAAGTTCCGCCCCCGTGGAGATCTCGCGGCAACTCGGGCTGGAAGCCGAGACCGTGGCGCTCGACCGGGAGATTTCGGCGGGGCTGATCGGGCCACCTGAGTATGCGGCGCGGGTGCACGCGCTCTGGGCCGATCTCACCGAGGTCCATGTGGCGGCCGCTTTCGAGGGCGCTCCTTGGCTGGCCCGAATCCGTGAGGTCTGGGCGGAGATCAGGGCACAGGGCGACTACTGCGCGGTCGTATCGCTCTCGCCCTCCTTCTTCGTGGAGCGGCTGACGGGCTGGGGCGCGCACGCGGCGCACGGTTCCCGCTTTCCAGCCGTGCCGTTCACCGAGCCCGTCGACCCCGCAGGAGTTCTCAGTGCCGCGGCCAAAGTCCTCATCGCCGACCGGCTCTGCGAGGAGTTCGGGGTGAGGCGGGCCGATTGCGTCGCTTATGGCGACTCGCTGTCGGACAAGGACCTGTTCGGAGCTGTCCCGGTCTCCGTCGCCGTCAACGCAGATGGCCATCTGGCCGGACTCGCGACCCACTCCTACATAGGGATGGATCTGTGGGAAGCCTATGAATTGGTGCGCAGTGGCCGCTAA
- a CDS encoding heme-binding protein produces MSTATAVAPLTAQDADVLVAAAHRAAEDAGVTVSVTVLDAGGHLLAFRRDDRAVLISGETSTRKAYTALQLDAPTADLVEAVQPGGLFHTLPTALDRPLLFIAGGVPIHRAGRLIGAIGVGGGAPEQDHHFATAAIEALA; encoded by the coding sequence ATGAGCACTGCCACCGCGGTTGCCCCCCTGACCGCTCAGGATGCCGACGTCCTCGTCGCCGCAGCCCACCGGGCCGCCGAGGACGCCGGGGTGACCGTCAGCGTCACGGTCCTGGATGCCGGAGGCCATCTGCTCGCCTTCCGCCGGGACGACCGAGCCGTGCTGATCTCCGGGGAGACCAGCACCCGCAAGGCCTACACGGCACTCCAGCTCGACGCCCCCACCGCCGATCTCGTTGAGGCCGTACAGCCTGGCGGTCTCTTCCACACCCTGCCCACCGCGCTCGACCGGCCACTGCTGTTCATTGCGGGCGGCGTGCCGATCCATCGGGCCGGCCGACTGATCGGCGCGATCGGGGTGGGCGGTGGGGCGCCGGAGCAGGACCACCACTTCGCGACAGCCGCGATCGAGGCACTCGCCTGA